In Leucobacter insecticola, one DNA window encodes the following:
- a CDS encoding protoporphyrinogen/coproporphyrinogen oxidase → MTEQFEPRVAVIGGGLAGLVAAWELARAGVGVSLFERSERLGGRIASAEIHGVRFDVGPESYATRGGEVERLLVDLGMRECITPTAGGRSWIVGDGRAAPLPAAAAIGIPAQPLSREVRRIIGLGGALRCAIEPWLPRSVGATAPSLGALVRARLGQRTLDRLVDPVVRGVYSARADALPLSAVPGLARAYRDRGTLRAAARTQRGSARASGAAVAGLRGGIHTLVTRLVDELELLGVELRLNAEVTAMRELVSGAGAAWEVSAGDDVERFDAVVVTVPGVVPPRRLSETGGRVETQAPAQRIEVLALLVESAALNAGPRGTGVLVADDARYATPPIAAKALTHANMKWRWLAEQLPPDHHLLRLSYGQRGSEAVTLPLADEAAGRLALADASAILGVPVEALSLRGIVRQQHTLPTSRQPESTKSTESTESVEPTALTPPGVVCAGEWVAGTGFAAVVPSARAAAATVLQALNASIFQPDPTRRSAP, encoded by the coding sequence GTGACCGAGCAGTTTGAGCCACGCGTCGCCGTTATCGGCGGCGGCCTCGCGGGTCTCGTCGCCGCCTGGGAACTGGCGCGCGCCGGCGTCGGGGTTAGCCTCTTCGAACGGAGTGAACGGCTCGGCGGACGGATCGCCAGCGCTGAAATCCACGGCGTCCGCTTCGATGTCGGCCCCGAGTCGTACGCCACGCGTGGAGGAGAGGTTGAGCGCCTCCTCGTCGATCTCGGAATGCGCGAGTGCATCACTCCCACCGCGGGCGGCCGCAGCTGGATCGTCGGCGACGGCCGCGCAGCCCCGCTCCCCGCTGCCGCCGCCATTGGCATCCCCGCGCAGCCCCTCAGCCGCGAGGTCAGGCGCATCATTGGCCTCGGGGGTGCCCTGCGCTGCGCCATCGAACCCTGGCTGCCACGGTCCGTGGGCGCGACAGCCCCCTCGCTCGGCGCACTCGTGCGGGCGCGGCTCGGCCAGCGCACGCTCGACCGACTCGTGGATCCCGTCGTGCGCGGTGTCTACTCCGCCCGCGCCGATGCCCTGCCGCTGTCGGCGGTCCCCGGACTCGCTCGCGCCTATCGGGATCGCGGCACCCTCCGCGCTGCAGCGCGCACGCAGCGCGGCAGCGCCCGCGCCTCAGGGGCCGCCGTCGCCGGACTGCGCGGCGGGATCCACACCCTCGTCACCCGGCTGGTCGACGAACTTGAGCTCCTTGGGGTCGAGCTGCGGCTGAACGCTGAGGTGACGGCGATGCGGGAGCTCGTGTCGGGTGCCGGAGCGGCTTGGGAGGTCAGTGCCGGGGATGATGTGGAGCGGTTTGATGCGGTGGTTGTTACCGTGCCCGGTGTTGTTCCTCCCCGCCGGTTGAGCGAGACCGGAGGTCGAGTCGAAACCCAGGCCCCAGCACAGCGTATCGAGGTCCTTGCGCTGCTCGTCGAGTCCGCGGCGCTGAACGCCGGCCCGCGCGGCACCGGTGTGCTGGTCGCCGATGATGCGCGGTACGCGACGCCTCCGATCGCGGCGAAAGCGCTCACTCACGCCAACATGAAGTGGCGATGGTTGGCCGAGCAGTTGCCCCCAGACCACCACCTGCTGCGCCTGTCATACGGGCAGCGCGGCAGTGAGGCGGTCACCCTTCCGCTCGCGGACGAAGCCGCGGGACGGCTCGCGCTCGCTGATGCCAGTGCGATCCTCGGCGTGCCCGTTGAGGCGCTGAGTCTGCGCGGCATCGTGCGCCAGCAGCACACCCTTCCCACTTCCCGGCAGCCCGAGTCCACCAAGTCCACCGAGTCCACCGAGTCCGTCGAGCCCACTGCGCTCACTCCGCCCGGCGTTGTCTGCGCGGGCGAGTGGGTCGCCGGAACCGGCTTCGCTGCGGTGGTGCCCTCTGCCCGCGCCGCCGCGGCTACCGTCCTGCAGGCCCTCAACGCCTCAATCTTCCAGCCCGACCCCACACGAAGGAGCGCACCATGA
- the hemE gene encoding uroporphyrinogen decarboxylase: MNILPATHPLAAGRTASSALVRALQGVRPDRLPVWFMRQAGRSLPEYRQLRAGTPMLDACLDPEMAAEITLQPVRRHGVDAAIFFSDIVIPLKLAGVEVDIVAGRGPVFPRPVRTAADVERLCAEHPAESLRQAIAPIREAVQRVTAELGATPLIGFAGAPFTLAAYLVEGGPSRDHLRARALMHTDPEAWKRLLAWAAELSGVFLEAQVSAGASAAQLFDSWAGSLSARDYTAHVSPSSMHTLERVRQLRWVDPASADGEEQPVPTIHFAVGADHLLEDFARLGTNALGIDWRIPLDEASARLGGGVPLQGNLNPAFLSAPEQALEAHLREVIQAGRSAPAHVLNLGHGVPPETDPEVLSWLVQRAHALGNI, from the coding sequence ATGAATATCTTGCCCGCCACCCACCCGCTCGCTGCCGGCCGCACGGCCAGTTCAGCACTCGTTCGTGCACTCCAGGGGGTGCGCCCGGATCGCCTGCCGGTGTGGTTTATGCGCCAGGCCGGGCGGTCACTGCCGGAGTACCGCCAGCTGCGCGCTGGCACCCCGATGCTCGACGCCTGCCTCGATCCGGAGATGGCCGCGGAGATCACACTGCAACCGGTGCGCCGCCATGGCGTCGACGCCGCGATCTTCTTCAGCGACATCGTGATCCCGCTGAAACTCGCCGGCGTGGAGGTCGATATCGTCGCGGGCCGGGGCCCCGTCTTTCCGCGCCCCGTGCGCACGGCCGCCGACGTCGAGCGCCTGTGCGCGGAGCATCCCGCCGAGAGTCTACGTCAGGCGATTGCGCCGATTCGCGAGGCTGTGCAGCGGGTCACGGCTGAACTCGGCGCAACCCCGCTGATCGGGTTCGCGGGGGCGCCGTTTACGCTCGCGGCCTACCTGGTGGAGGGCGGGCCCTCCCGCGACCACCTGCGCGCACGCGCGCTCATGCACACCGATCCCGAGGCCTGGAAACGGCTGCTCGCCTGGGCGGCGGAGCTCAGCGGAGTGTTCCTTGAGGCGCAGGTCAGCGCGGGCGCGAGCGCCGCGCAGCTCTTCGATTCGTGGGCGGGATCCCTCAGCGCCCGCGACTACACGGCGCACGTTTCGCCGTCGTCGATGCACACCCTCGAACGCGTACGGCAGCTGCGCTGGGTTGATCCCGCGTCTGCCGACGGCGAGGAACAACCCGTGCCGACGATCCACTTTGCGGTGGGTGCCGATCATCTGCTCGAAGACTTCGCTCGACTTGGCACGAACGCGCTCGGCATCGACTGGCGGATCCCACTCGATGAGGCGAGCGCGCGGCTTGGCGGGGGCGTGCCGCTGCAGGGTAACCTCAACCCCGCCTTCCTGTCGGCGCCCGAGCAGGCGCTTGAGGCGCACCTGCGTGAGGTGATTCAGGCCGGCCGCAGCGCGCCGGCGCACGTGCTGAATCTTGGGCACGGCGTGCCGCCGGAGACCGATCCCGAGGTCCTGAGCTGGCTGGTGCAGCGGGCTCACGCGCTCGGAAACATCTGA